TGCAAATTTCTGAAACGGCAAACTTATACTAGTAGATTGGCATCGAATTTTCTGCAAAGACGACATCAAAACAGAGTTTCTGAAATGTtctcaagagaaagaaggagtgcATGCATGGATGGAGAACTCAGTCCACATCACGATTTCTGATCATCAAGGCATAGTGAGCCATGTTAGGTTCGGCGAGCGAGCCTTCGTTTGTTTCCATCATCGCcctccaaaccaaaccaaaccaaaattcATGTAACAACAACACCGCCACCAACAGGAACTTAACACCAGCAAATTGGCAACTCAAAAGGACGATGCATATGTAGAGGGATATCGATCAGTGCTCCTGCCCGCGGTCAGATAAAACACAGAAGAGAAGCAtcgaaggaaaagaagaagaagaagaagaagaagaagaagaagaagaagaagaagaagaagaagaagaaacttgGGCGAAAAatgatggtgaagaagaagaagcggtACTGGGGAGGCTATTAGTTGGGTAGTGAGGCTTCGTGGAGAGAGTGTTGTTGCTCTGCTGCTCCTGCTCAGAGCTAGTCTGTGATTAAGCTGCGAGTGCACGAGGAGAGGCGCAAATGGAGGTTTTTATAGGAGAGCCGGCGGCAAAGAGCCAACGATCAGCGTTCTTGGCGCCCAAGGCGTCGCCGCACGCGGTAGGTAGGTGTTGTGCCGAACGATGTGATCGACCATTTCTTTCTGCTGCTTTCAAGGAGAAACTATAAAAAAACCTGCCGGATAACCTTAATTAAACGGCATGATTGCAAAAGCTGAACTTGTTAACTGCTCCATGCGCTGCGCATGCATAGTGTTAATTTGTCTAATACGGCCGGTACGGTTTGAAGTTGAAATGTGACTGATTGTTTTTCACCGGCTTCCCTGCCTTCTGAATCATGTTGTCTAAACACGAGGGCAGTGTTCAATTCCAAACTGGCCCGCGTGTTGTTTCGCCTTTTGAATCATGCCCAGCTTCACCAGCCTGGTTTGGTTTAAGGCTGGTCATAATGAGGAGTAACTTACACTGGTGGCATGCATATGCCAGTGGTCTAAATTATTATTTTCAGAGTGCAAAGTAATATAATGTCGTAGATGGTCTTATTTATTAGCTTTTTTTGTAGACTCGTCTTTTctcggaaagcgctatgttacagtaacattaTGTTACTCTAAATACATCTCTTCCCATTAAATACGTGACACATAAGCAATTTTGTTCTGAAATGCGTTGTGTtgctagctaagttactcccactatgaccagcctaatgaaGACTAGGTATAGATCCCCAGTAATCGGTGGAAGTGCAgtcttttatttccttttgttcTTTTTTGGAAATGATTCAGATCTATTACAAAAGTTCATTAGCAGCACAAAAGCATATCAAGCATAATAAAAATTGCATCGAAGTCTCTAAACCACCGGACGACCACTATCGCTGCTAGAATGAGTCGCCGACGCGCCGCTCTCATCGCTCCCCTACGGGAGCCGGTTTAACCTTGTCGATGACAACAGAacagtcttcatgcacgtgcccctagAAACCAACGCCTTAGAGCTGCAGTCATCACTGATTCACTGTTGAACCCTTGAATAGATTTGAAACAACTGACACTAAATCTCACCGTCGCATATGCACGAGGAGGAAACCCTAACAACGCCGCCCAAAGAGATGGAAGGAGGCCTACAAGCGGGAGAGCAGCGACAACATAACCTGTGTTGTTGTGCGCTTCTTTCACGGGCAAGGGAGTAGCGGGCCTGCTTAAAGCAGGTGCAAAGAGTTAGGCCAattccaccgcgcgaccccatcccgtccggccccgtccgtttggggtaaaagggacaaacgcgacggcccagcgcgcgacggcccggacccatctggtccgctttgtgtccgggccgacccatttcgagcgcaaacatgCGCCGGGTTTGAGTCGCGGCGGACAGCAAACGGACGCGTCgctcgtccgcgtcggggccgcgtggcaggcggccacctacctcccacccgccaacATCAATGCGCACGCGCGGCCGGCCCCGCCTGTCATCCGCCCAGGCGAACGGTCGCGGTCCTTATTAGATGGGGAAGCTGTGGACCGGTCGTCGTCTACACTCCCCCActccaccccgcggcctcctcgaaacccgacacaCCCAGACCCCCAAACCTAGCCTCTAGCCTcgaactcgccggccggccgcctcGCAGCCATGGGCCTATGGAACTATGGCCGCAAGGGGAGGCACGACCGCGAGGCTGGCTCCTCGTCGGGACGCCGCCGcggctccgtgaagaaggaggagcccgcatCGCCACCGCGCCAGGCCCCCGCACCTGCCCCCTTCACCATCGGCCCTAGGGCCGCtggcgagcgcgaccggcagtacATCAGCGCTGATGTATGACAGCGctactgggagacgaggacgccggtcccgtggagcgacgtGCACCTCCCCAACAATTGGCACCTCTCCGCCGACTGGGTCCCGATCCCGCCGGCCCCGATGAGCGGCCGTGCGCGCCGCgatgagatcgagcgccgccgccgccgccgcctcctccccgacgacctctactacgacgataggtacgcccccgactccgtgctctgggacacttggctccaggacgagcacgacgtgCGGCGCGCCTCCTACTTCGCCGGCACGGCGTCGGGGCCGCATCGGCCACGTCGGGAGGTGCGGgggcgtacgcgggtgcgcggcctcacgcccacgccgtcgccttccccgtctccgtcgccacctccacctcctcgcatgacagcggaggaggaggcccggctcatgcaacgtgtcatggaggactccatgaacacgcatGATGAGCGCCAATGGCCGGGCCTCGAGGAGATGATGGCCCTCTCTGCGGCCGGCGACGTTGCCATCCCCGAGCTGGAgatggtggcggcggaggaggtgatggaggaggcgccggtggccgcgttccacccaAGCCTGGTGGGCCAGCACtggagctggtcgtgcacggctccggagatggccgatgccgtggggggcgtgaactggtgccccacgccgccgcggtcaTCGGAGCAGGACGCGTCGCCACGTGAGGAGGTGGTGCAGGCCCCTGCCGCCGTCCAGCCCGCCCCCGCGTACCACGGACCGCCGACACACCTGTGGACGCCGCCGTattacgtcgacctcgtcagcgacgacgacgacaccggcggccacgACATCGACGGGCACGACAGGAGCGCGCGGGccggcatttttttgtttttatgttaattatggaAATGTGGACGTGAAACTGGACCGTTTTGTGGCCGTCGACCCTAACTTATATTTTACGGTTTTTTATTtgcgtttatttacttttttaggcattttatttaagtttttctatttttttaatcacGTCCAACACGAATATGATTTGGGGTGCGGTCGCGCGTTAGGCGCACCCACAACCCAATGGACAGAGGCGGACATGGGCGAACCCATTGACAccccaaagggacaaaatccggtcaaaccggacgtccgtttgaggtcgtgtggtggagttggccttactccAACTTCTCAAGTGGCCGTTGTACTGTGATGACATACCCGGATACATGCCTTAATTGATTCTCCGAGGTTTAAACATAGAGAAACTGGAAGTAGGATACGTGTACTCTGATGTGTGAGAACAAAACTTTAGGAACGAGTGTGCCCAAGGCCTTAGATTTAACAATAAATTGCTGGTGATGATCGTTTGCCGTAGTTTCGATGGTGTTGGGTCTGACGTCGACTGTGTTGTATCTTGTTGTGGATTGCCAAACCATGTGTGAGTGTGATGTAATATCCATAACTCTACCAAGGTAAGTGATTATTGTTGTACTGAAATTGAGCAGTGACAAGTATAATTGAGTTGTTGGATGGATCTTAATTTTGATGtttcattgtgtgtgtgtgtgtgtgtgtgtgtgtttttgaaGAGTGGCCTTGTACActtttttttttgcagggaaagTGGAAATTTTGTTCCATAGTAGCTAGTACTCCGTAGATTACAATCTAGTGGCAACAGGTTGGAGGCCCCCTATGCAACCATGCAGCTGCTCTGTACGGCTGTAGTTAGCCAATTGATCTTCTATCCTGTTTTGATCTCTTCTATAAACAACATGCTAAACCACACACAGAATGGCATGTTCAGGCTTCAGACTAGTAGAATTACCTCCCAGGATTGTAGCATGCCTATCTCCTTCAGACGTGTCGCTATATAGTTTCAGCGTTGCTCCCTTGGGCGTCATGGTTTTCTCTCCAAGAAACCTGCATGGAAAATAAGCTAAGCATCTTGGATCGCATAAAGATATTGTTAGTCACAATTAGCTCTTTTTGTCAAAAAAAAGTTGACCGCATCCACATGAGTCGCATATTTTCTGTTAGTCACGGTTAGCTCTTTTTGTTAGTCACAATTAGCTCTTGTTGGCGGAATAAAAGCCAACGATCGAGCAGTTCTTTTCCAATAAACTTTGATCTAACCCATGCAGTTCCTGCAAATTTGTGAAACGGCAAACTTATGGATTGACGTCGCAGAGAAACATAGGAAAGAACAGGAAAGAGAAGGATAAGTGCAGAAAAAACAGAGTTTCTGAAATGTTTTttgcagaaagaagaagaagaaaaggattgCGTCATTGCGTGCATGGAGAACTCAGTCGACATCACGATTTCTGATCATCAAGGCATAGGAGGAGCCATGTTAGGTTCGGCGAGCGAGCCTTCGTTTGTTTCCATCATCGTCCCCCAAAGTCGCAAGCTGCGAGTGCACAGGGAGAGGCGCAAGCGGCGGTTTTTATAGGAGGCTGCCGGCGGCAAGAGCCAACGGCAAGCCTTCTAGGCGTCGTCGCGCGCGGTAGGTGTCGCGCTCAGTGCTGAATGATGTGACGGACCTTCTCTTTCTGCTCCTTTGGAGGGGAAACTATAGAAAACATGCCGGATAGCCTTAATTAAACAGCATGATTGCAAAAGTTTAGCTTGCTAGTAACTGCTCCACGAGCCGCACAAGTAATGTAGTGTTAATTTGTGTAATACGTCCGGTACGGTTTGAAGTTGAAATGCATCGATTGTTTTTCACCTGCTTCCGTGTTTTTTCCCATATAACTAATTCAATTATGAGCTGGCCCTCGTGTTGTGTCCGCCTTTCGAATCATGCCCAGCTTCACCAGTCTGCTTCGGTTTAGTGAAGACTATATAGACGTTCTTGGAAAATGTATCCGGCTTCTGTGAGGACGTGTGTAGCaactttgtcaatctcaagataATGTGCCGGCTCGGTCTCTCGGAAATGCTCATAGAGgcagggtgtgcgtgcgtgcgttgaTAGAGATGAGTGTATGCTCGTGCATGTGAGCGATTTTTGGTTTACTGTGTTACCAATCGGCATTTATCAAGGTTCGCTCATTTATAGAAACTTTCTTGGAAAATCAAAGTCCTTTGCGTTCGGAGGATGAAACCGCCAAGGTCAGAAAAAAAATCCACAACAAACGGTGGAAGTGcgctcttttctttcctttttttcgaaaaagattcagatatattATAAAAGTTCATCGGGAGTAcaaaagcatctcaaacataataaaactaaagaataccccgcgcgttgctgcgggaatcgaTTGCAATATATTTCAGCGATTTGATTGTATGAAGTTTCCATAGTTGAATTAATAATGTACGAACTAAAGCTAAAAATAAATATTATATATTGTACgccctccatctcaaaataagtgcctcaactttatacgaactttagtacaaagttgtattaagattgagacacttattttggaacaaaaTTCGTATAAAGTTGaggcacttattttgggacggagggagtatttgattatTGTGTAGTCAGAAAATATTTTGAATATAAGTGGCATAACGTAATGGAAAACTTTTTTCATGCATTTTGAGTGGaactttgatgaggtggcatgtgtggGTGAGGTGAAAGGTGTGCATGAGATCAACTAATAATGGAAAACTTTTTCTCATGCGTGTAGTGGTGGgcctttgatgaggtggcatgtgtgcatgttgagataaataggaTAATGGGGATCAACTTCTTATGTGTATAGGATTACATCGAGGTCTCTAAACCACCGAACGACCGCTATCACTGCTAGAACGAATCGTCGACGTGCCGCTCTCGTCGCTCCCCTAAAGGAGCCAATTTGACCTCGTGGATGACAACTGAAGAGCCTTCATGCACGTTCCCCTAAGGAACAGCGCCTTGGAGCCGCAATCGTCGCCGTTGAAACCCTTGAATATATTTGAAGCAACTAGCACTAAATCTTCTCGCAGCGCACACACGATGGGGAAAAACCCTAACCTCGCTGTCCCAAAGAGACGGCAAGAACTTATGCTGGAGCTCCATCAACTACGTTCATATGGACGAACTCAAGGAGGATCGAAGCCCGAAAaacaaactcgaagaagaagcgccGCCATCCGTCCAGACGCCGCATCTACGAGGACtaaaaaaccctaacctaaactactaatcGAAGGCTCGGAGTGAAGGAACCGCGATTCCCCTTCCTGCCACTAGCTACTGGAGCGGCTGATAGATGGGAGGCGAATCTACGGGCTCACTGACAAAGCCTGAATGGATGAGTTTGTCCTAGCCGCCGATGGACTATAAGACAAACCTTTTGAGCAGCTTTGCGCTAGTAATGAGGTGCCTCAGTTCCCAAGCATTGAAAAGCACCCGATGAAGAGGATATAGGGATTTGATTTTCAAGCTTGCAACTCCAGCTTGGAGCGCGGTCTTTTCAAACATGTACATGTTGGCATGTTTAAAGGAGAGTATATCGGGACCCATTACGTACCCCTTTTTCTTTGAATCTCAGGAAGGCTTTCTCGGGGAGAAAGCTGAGCATGCTAACTACTTATGGTTTTGGTTTGCTCTTGGTCAGAAAATCATGTCTCTATATGTGATGTCCTGGAAAAGAAAGTGATGTCCTGAAGGTGAAGTGAAACATACATCATTCCAGTGTCGTTGGAGATATGACGGATTCTTTTCTTTCTAACATTCCACATGATGTAGATAAGAAGTCGCCATGCCGCCTCCTTCGATATTCTTCAAACATTCATTTAACCAAGCATCAACTGAGGAGAAATGGTGGCATACTTCCTCTGTTTTTAAATAAGTGTATTAATTTTTGCACTAACTTTGATACAGAATTTTATTAAAGTATACACAtttattttgagatggagggagcATCTGAATATCTCCTCCATTTTGGTACGGACCAGTGGGTGAGTATGTGGTTACATTTCGGTCAATTGTGTTGGCGCTACCCTTGAACTTGAAGCCTGCCAGCTCTCGTAGAAAGCGTAATGTTACGAGGCAACATACTATCCGCCACCGTAGGGGCAACACGGGCACGAGCCCTTCACGTTTCCACAATCCCGTCGCCGCACAGCCTCCCCTGGCGCCGCCACGAGCCGTCGCGAGACGCCGGGAATGGAGAATCCCGacggggcgaggaagaagaaggggaggaggagaagcGGCGGCGAGGCGTCCGCCTCCTTCGACCGCGACGTCTTCCCCATCCTCCTCGCGGCCGTCACGCCAACGACCGGACCGAACCAacgcgcctcctcctccgccgccgccgccgcgcgcctcctgCGCCGCCTTCTCTCCCGCTcgcccccggcgccggcgctctccCCTCTCCCCGGATCCCTCGTCGCGCTCCTACCGCTCCTCCTCTCCTCCAGGTACCAAAAGGGGAACCCCCTCCTCCCTGCGCAGCAATGCACTCACCGTCTTAGCCTGCTCGGTTAATTTGTTTTGCGATTTGTGATGCAGCTCGCATTCCGTGGCCGCGCTGAGCTGCGAGGTGATGGGCGCGGCGGCGCTGCAGTCCATGGAGGCCGCCGAGGCGCTAGCATCCGACGGCGGGGTCGCCGGTGGCTTGGCGCGGGCGCTGGGGGGTGGCAGCCAGCGAGTGGCCGAGGCTGCCTGCAATGCCGTGATGGATCTGTCGGCGTCTCCGGTTGGCAGGGAACGTCTCTCGGGCTCCCCTGTTCTGCCGAGGCTATTGTGAGAATCCAACCTGCTGTTCTAGGTTAAAGCATATTATAGCTTATAGTTTGTTTGATTGCTATGAATTGTCTTCCAGAGATTCAGTGAATATTTTGATTTAAATTGTAGTATATCTTGAATTTTAGTTGTGCCCATAACCTAGTTTGTTTTCCTACTGAAGATTCTGAACATGTGGAAGTGCGAATAAACTTCAGGTGGATGAAAACCAACCTTTATCTTCACAAGAGCAAGTTAAGCTATGTGTACATTAAGCCACCACAGTTTTTGGCATCAAACCATCAAACGATTTTTGCCATATGATTATATAGCTTTAAATTTTACTGACTATATCTAGAACTGGGCTATCATCGCAATCTATTTTAATTGATGAAAGAGATACTCTTTGTTTCTACTTCCTGAATATCTTCAGCCAGTGGAATTGACTTCCTTTAGGTATCTATTTTCTCAGGTGGAATCTATTTCCAGGGCTGTTGGTAGCGGGAGCACCGGGTGCCAAGCAAGAGTTTCAGAGCCAAGTAAATGTTTGTACTTGATCGTCGACACAGTGGTGCTCATGGTGAACTCCTGTAAAGTCGGCAAGTTACACAATCTGCAACAGGAGCTAGTTAGAAAAGTTACGCTTTTGTTGTATGAAGTATGGAGCAAAGTTAGACTCTTGCAGTCATCAACAGACTGCACCAACTGGAAGGATCAACTTCAAAGCAGACCATATGAGATATCTGAAGCTATTTTTAGGCTTACGATGGATCTTGATTGTCCAGCCCACCTGGAACCTGATGAAGTCAGAAAAAGCTTTTTTGGACAAACGGAATCTGATGTCGAAAAGTTTGCCCTGATGTACTGGGAAAACTCACCTTATTTATACAGGAAGAGACAAAGTGATCTGGAGGGGGATGATGTGTTCACTGCATTGCATAACGCTTTTGATCTTAGAACACCAGATGCTATTGTCGAGTCATTCATACGGGGCCTTGTTTCTTGCCCTGCTATTGCTTCGGATGAACTAAACATAGATTCATTTCTTGATGAGGTTCACGATTCCTTGGGTGCTCCTGTGAAGTATAGGCAAGATGTAAGAGTCGTGAGAACACGAGATCAGACCTCAACAGGATCTGGGGTGGAGGAGCATTTCTTTGATGATGGCATGGTCTTCCCAGATGGAACTGCATTTGTTGAACAATGTAAGGACGCAATCAAGAATGGTTTCTCAATCGCCTTGCGTGGCATGGAGTTCCGGTCTGAAAAAGTTGCTGCTATAGCCTCTGCTCTAGCTGATCTATTTGGTCAGCCTTCTGTAGGGGCCAACATATACTTCTCACCCCCAGGATCTCAAGGCCTGGCCCGGCATTATGACGACCACTGTGTGCTTGTTTGGCAGCTACTTGGGCGCAAGAAGTGGAAGATCTGGCCCAATACAAAGTCAATTTTGCCTAGACTATATGAACCCTTTCACTCTTTAGATGGCTTGGTGGATGATAGTGGCGGAAGGGTGGAAGTTCTACATGAAGGAGACATAATGTATGTTCCTAGAGGCCATGTGCATGAGGCTCACACTGACGTCGACGAAGGTGAATCTGAAGTCGACGTGTCCACCAACTACTCGCTCCATTTGACCCTTGCCATCGAAGTTGAGCCACCCTTTGAGTGAGTACTATTCCTGTTGCAAAAATAAAAGGCATTGCTAGTGGTTCTGTTTCTCACCATTTATCTACCTTTGTTACAGATGGGAAGGGTTTGTGCACATTGCTCTGCACTGCTGGTTGGAGGAGCAGGAACTTGTGAGGAGCCCTGGATCTGTCCAGTCCAAGCTGGAAGAACAAGCTCCGTTATTTGCTCTCCTGCTGCATGTGGCCATCAGGTTGCTCTCCAACAGCGATCCTAGCCTTCGAAAAGCGTGCATGGTTGCGGCAAAGCTCCCGTCATCCAGTAACTCTCTGAGAAGCAGCCATAGGTCAACCTTCGCTGAGATACTCCACAACATCAACAGGAACTGTGGCTTCGAGGATGCGCTGAGGTCAGTCGAGCTCGTGGTCAAGGAGAGAAACGATGAGCCCTTCCAGTGGATGTCCTGGCTCCGGCATCTCCCGCAGCAGCACGGTCGCAGCAGGATCGACTTCTGCGACGTCCTGGGGCCCTTGGAAGAGCTTCTTGACATGTTCATCTCCGATCGTGAGCGAGCCTCGGCCGATTTCGCCGATTTCAAGTCAAGGTTCTGTAGTCGTGCCGTGTACGACGACGCCTGCAGGGAGTTCGAGGCGCTGCTCGTTCTGTATCGGACGGCTCGGACGCGGTACGCCAAGGGCATGCTCGCGTTGCACGGGAAGCATGGTGGGTGACTGCTCCAGAGCTCCCCCATTTTTGCCGAACAGTTTTTCCTGTACACACGCTGCGAACGCGGTGTCCGTTGCAGCATTGGTTGTTTCGTCGTCGGTCTTGCAACCTGGAGTAGTTTGCGGTTTCCACTTTTGCCGTGCTACGACGTAGGATAAAACCACCTACTAGTGTGGTTGCACTTGCACAAGAACGCAGGGCCAAAAGTAGAGGCAGCCCATGTGTGCTGCTGCTGGGCGCTGTCACAGTGTCACTGCTAGAGTGCCCGTCCCCGGCACCGGGCAGCCCGACTGGAAGTGGACCAAGCTAGGGTGCCCCCGTGACAGGCCACCCGACGCAAAGACATGCTACACCTGACAAAGG
This region of Triticum aestivum cultivar Chinese Spring chromosome 2D, IWGSC CS RefSeq v2.1, whole genome shotgun sequence genomic DNA includes:
- the LOC123054840 gene encoding uncharacterized protein; translation: MENPDGARKKKGRRRSGGEASASFDRDVFPILLAAVTPTTGPNQRASSSAAAAARLLRRLLSRSPPAPALSPLPGSLVALLPLLLSSSSHSVAALSCEVMGAAALQSMEAAEALASDGGVAGGLARALGGGSQRVAEAACNAVMDLSASPVGRERLSGSPVLPRLLYLFSQVESISRAVGSGSTGCQARVSEPSKCLYLIVDTVVLMVNSCKVGKLHNLQQELVRKVTLLLYEVWSKVRLLQSSTDCTNWKDQLQSRPYEISEAIFRLTMDLDCPAHLEPDEVRKSFFGQTESDVEKFALMYWENSPYLYRKRQSDLEGDDVFTALHNAFDLRTPDAIVESFIRGLVSCPAIASDELNIDSFLDEVHDSLGAPVKYRQDVRVVRTRDQTSTGSGVEEHFFDDGMVFPDGTAFVEQCKDAIKNGFSIALRGMEFRSEKVAAIASALADLFGQPSVGANIYFSPPGSQGLARHYDDHCVLVWQLLGRKKWKIWPNTKSILPRLYEPFHSLDGLVDDSGGRVEVLHEGDIMYVPRGHVHEAHTDVDEGESEVDVSTNYSLHLTLAIEVEPPFEWEGFVHIALHCWLEEQELVRSPGSVQSKLEEQAPLFALLLHVAIRLLSNSDPSLRKACMVAAKLPSSSNSLRSSHRSTFAEILHNINRNCGFEDALRSVELVVKERNDEPFQWMSWLRHLPQQHGRSRIDFCDVLGPLEELLDMFISDRERASADFADFKSRFCSRAVYDDACREFEALLVLYRTARTRYAKGMLALHGKHGG